One Vibrio quintilis DNA segment encodes these proteins:
- a CDS encoding PTS mannitol transporter subunit IICB translates to MSSSPSTLQVKIQKLGGFLSGMVMPNIGVFIAWGFITALFIPTGWLPNEYFAKLVGPTITYLLPILIGYTGGHAVHGSRGGVIGALATTGVVIGASVTMLIGGMVMGPLAALIMKKVDNWLVGRVKPGLEMLIDNFSIGIIGGILMLAGYAIVEPLFSVILGFLSAGVNWAIAHSVIPLASIFVAPAQVLFLNNAINHGIMAPLGIEQVVEHGRSILFLVEGNSGPLVGVMLAYCLFGKGLAKKTAPAATFIVMIGGIAEVYFPYVLMKPKLVIAPIFGSMTSLFIFQAFDGGTVAVPSPGSIIAFTMMTPKGYFGVNLLGYFAGLLVSFIIAGALLKLDKSEVNDGEELEREIELEHAEQVAISSNVAGASEYLTNRKISKVIVACDAGMGSSAMGASVLRTRAKKAMLDVTVANASVSKLPDDADLVVTHADLLDRARQNAKNPQTQFISIKNFVEAKQYDRVLEHIQSNANNEGPDVNSIINANV, encoded by the coding sequence ATGAGTTCTTCACCAAGTACCTTACAAGTAAAAATACAGAAATTAGGCGGTTTTTTAAGTGGTATGGTCATGCCCAATATTGGTGTGTTTATTGCCTGGGGCTTTATCACAGCATTATTTATACCCACTGGATGGCTTCCTAATGAATACTTTGCAAAACTCGTTGGCCCAACGATTACCTATTTATTGCCTATCTTGATCGGTTATACCGGTGGTCATGCTGTTCATGGCTCCAGAGGTGGTGTTATTGGTGCTCTGGCTACAACAGGCGTTGTTATTGGAGCGTCTGTAACCATGCTCATCGGCGGCATGGTCATGGGTCCTCTTGCAGCCTTAATTATGAAGAAAGTCGATAATTGGCTTGTCGGCCGAGTAAAACCTGGTCTTGAGATGCTAATTGATAACTTTAGTATTGGGATCATTGGTGGCATTTTGATGCTGGCTGGTTACGCAATAGTTGAACCTCTATTTTCGGTTATCCTAGGCTTCCTTTCTGCCGGTGTAAACTGGGCTATTGCTCACAGTGTTATTCCTTTAGCCAGTATTTTCGTAGCTCCGGCACAGGTTTTATTCCTTAACAACGCAATTAACCACGGAATTATGGCGCCTCTAGGAATTGAACAAGTTGTAGAGCATGGTCGTTCAATCTTGTTTCTTGTTGAAGGTAATAGTGGTCCTTTAGTCGGAGTTATGCTTGCGTATTGCCTTTTCGGTAAAGGGTTAGCTAAGAAAACAGCTCCAGCCGCGACATTTATTGTAATGATAGGTGGTATCGCAGAAGTATATTTCCCATATGTCCTAATGAAACCGAAACTTGTTATTGCTCCAATTTTCGGAAGTATGACATCGCTATTCATTTTCCAGGCTTTTGATGGCGGAACTGTAGCAGTACCTTCTCCTGGCAGTATCATCGCATTTACTATGATGACACCAAAAGGCTATTTCGGCGTTAACTTGTTGGGATACTTCGCCGGTCTACTCGTTTCATTCATTATTGCGGGCGCATTATTGAAGCTCGATAAGTCAGAAGTAAACGATGGTGAAGAATTAGAGCGTGAAATTGAGCTAGAGCATGCAGAACAAGTCGCTATTTCATCAAATGTTGCAGGAGCTAGCGAATACCTAACCAATCGTAAGATTTCAAAAGTTATTGTCGCCTGCGATGCTGGTATGGGATCAAGTGCAATGGGAGCGTCAGTCCTCCGTACTAGAGCGAAAAAAGCGATGCTTGATGTAACAGTCGCTAACGCTTCAGTAAGCAAACTTCCAGATGATGCTGATCTAGTTGTCACTCACGCCGATTTGTTAGATAGAGCGCGTCAAAACGCTAAGAATCCACAAACTCAGTTTATTTCAATTAAGAATTTCGTTGAAGCAAAACAATACGACAGGGTTTTAGAACATATCCAGTCTAATGCTAATAACGAAGGTCCTGATGTTAATTCGATTATTAATGCTAATGTATAA
- a CDS encoding HPr family phosphocarrier protein — protein sequence MTVQNDLALEAKFTIENKSGLHTRPGAMLVKIAKQFDSDISITNLTSNGKPENAKSLMKLMTCGVKCGHEILVTLKGHDAKLALKAIDEGIQSGLGE from the coding sequence ATGACTGTACAAAATGACTTAGCATTAGAAGCTAAATTTACAATTGAAAACAAGAGTGGCTTACATACTAGACCTGGTGCAATGCTGGTTAAGATTGCTAAGCAATTTGATAGTGATATAAGCATTACTAATTTGACCTCAAATGGTAAACCTGAAAATGCTAAAAGCTTGATGAAACTTATGACGTGCGGTGTTAAGTGCGGACATGAAATTCTGGTTACTCTGAAAGGTCATGATGCGAAATTAGCTCTGAAAGCTATTGATGAAGGGATACAAAGCGGGCTTGGAGAATAG
- a CDS encoding sigma-54-dependent transcriptional regulator codes for MRIDQVYKQLLKSQSKDGISAQEVADILGCSRPNVSHDLNKLVQMGKVTKKNGKPVLFRTSDVLKELKNITIIEKFSQDNPSLYAAVEQAKAAVLYPPNGMNILILGDTGVGKSMFAELLYDFAKDNKLIHSNSTFTVFNCADYANNPQLLLAQLFGSKKGAYTGLDENRVGLIESSDNGILFLDEVHRLPPEGQEMFFTFIDKGTYRRMGETDVLRRANVRIFAATTEKPESHLLRTFTRRFPMIIRIPSLKERTFSERVNLVNYFINAEAKHLNYEIRVSANSLNALMTYPCENNIGQLLTDIKFACANAYADYISGKRDHIRVISRLLPEHVKSTLFDNVEHRNIYNNYIPAQTKFAIYHPNQSFNYTDDVSENTIYDTLNKLVDGNNEVVPDVKYIDDAISEFFKNSTKNANKYSSFRIENLIDGKVLSVTEDIILNCENILHKKYRAEFKYALAKHIEGTLDRVKANQKIYHPNLNQIRLDYPKLFNLALDSLRIMERQLELTLPIDEAGFLVMILLYDEVAKRENHHTKIIVVMHGESAASSISDTANQLMGVDIAQGFDLPLDVKPQIVVDNIVSFIQEDSHVSEVLLMVDMGSLVHIGQVVEEKIQMKTMTVQLVSTLHVIEAVQKSIAGLKVNDIYNEVLNVSNLIEQKSSTYQLIPSVDRKLAILTICTSGQGTAVVLKNMIEKSFSYRKNYLDVIPVEFSNEIDLQTNLKQIQHTHTVIAAISPLSLSLNVNTFDADFIATDDGISKLQRLIDIETTSRLMYESLSNILSYVSPEEVIPTIRMFIENCANELSLSVTSNMVIGITMHMACLIDRLCSGLKSKNTEQIEDIPIDKNLHDVLVKNVHIFSERHSVYIDDYELRVIAKFFKNKIGTVNEIHKANTETNDK; via the coding sequence ATGAGAATTGATCAAGTATATAAGCAATTACTAAAAAGTCAGAGTAAAGATGGTATAAGTGCACAAGAAGTAGCTGATATTCTTGGATGTTCAAGGCCTAATGTTAGCCATGATCTCAATAAACTTGTTCAAATGGGAAAAGTTACTAAAAAAAATGGGAAACCTGTACTTTTTCGAACAAGCGATGTATTAAAAGAACTAAAAAATATAACTATCATTGAAAAATTTAGTCAAGATAACCCTAGTTTGTACGCAGCAGTTGAGCAAGCAAAGGCCGCTGTATTATATCCACCAAATGGAATGAATATTCTAATTTTAGGTGATACAGGTGTTGGTAAATCAATGTTTGCAGAGTTGCTATATGATTTTGCAAAGGACAATAAACTTATTCATTCAAATTCAACATTTACTGTTTTCAATTGTGCTGATTATGCAAATAATCCCCAACTGCTTTTGGCTCAGTTATTTGGCAGTAAAAAAGGTGCTTATACCGGTTTAGATGAAAATAGAGTTGGTTTAATCGAAAGTTCTGATAATGGAATATTATTTCTAGATGAAGTTCATAGACTCCCTCCTGAGGGGCAAGAAATGTTCTTTACCTTTATTGATAAAGGTACATATAGACGGATGGGTGAGACTGATGTACTGAGACGTGCTAATGTACGGATATTTGCTGCGACTACAGAAAAACCTGAATCCCATTTACTTCGTACATTCACTAGGCGTTTTCCTATGATAATACGGATACCTTCCTTGAAAGAGCGTACTTTTTCTGAACGAGTTAATTTAGTTAATTACTTTATTAATGCAGAAGCAAAACATTTGAATTATGAGATTCGTGTATCAGCTAATAGTTTAAATGCTTTGATGACATACCCATGCGAAAACAATATAGGCCAGCTACTTACTGATATAAAATTTGCGTGTGCGAATGCATATGCTGATTACATATCAGGGAAAAGAGACCATATCAGAGTAATAAGCAGACTCTTACCCGAACATGTAAAATCAACATTATTTGATAACGTTGAACATAGAAATATTTACAATAATTATATCCCTGCCCAAACAAAATTTGCAATATACCATCCAAATCAGTCTTTCAATTATACTGATGATGTCTCTGAAAATACTATTTATGATACGTTAAATAAATTAGTTGATGGGAATAATGAAGTTGTTCCGGATGTGAAATATATTGATGATGCAATATCGGAGTTTTTTAAAAATAGTACAAAAAATGCAAATAAATATTCAAGTTTTAGAATAGAAAACCTTATCGATGGTAAGGTTTTGAGTGTTACAGAAGATATAATTTTAAACTGTGAAAATATTTTGCACAAAAAATATAGAGCTGAATTTAAATATGCTCTTGCAAAACACATAGAAGGGACTCTCGATAGAGTTAAAGCTAATCAGAAAATTTACCATCCAAATCTAAACCAGATCCGTCTTGATTATCCTAAATTATTTAATTTAGCATTAGATTCATTGCGTATTATGGAACGCCAACTAGAACTTACTCTTCCGATTGATGAAGCTGGTTTTTTGGTCATGATACTATTGTATGATGAAGTAGCTAAACGAGAAAACCACCATACTAAAATTATTGTAGTTATGCATGGGGAATCCGCTGCTTCGTCTATTTCGGATACCGCTAATCAATTAATGGGTGTCGACATCGCTCAAGGTTTTGATTTGCCGTTAGATGTTAAGCCCCAAATAGTTGTTGATAACATAGTTAGTTTTATACAAGAAGACTCTCATGTTTCAGAAGTGTTACTCATGGTAGATATGGGGTCACTTGTTCATATTGGACAGGTCGTTGAAGAAAAAATACAAATGAAAACTATGACAGTTCAATTAGTTAGCACCCTTCACGTGATCGAGGCTGTTCAAAAGTCAATAGCAGGATTGAAAGTCAATGATATTTATAACGAAGTGTTGAATGTCAGTAACTTAATTGAACAGAAATCCAGTACCTATCAACTAATCCCTAGTGTGGACCGAAAACTCGCAATACTTACGATTTGTACGTCAGGTCAAGGAACGGCTGTTGTTTTAAAAAATATGATTGAAAAATCATTTTCTTATAGAAAAAATTACTTAGATGTTATTCCTGTTGAATTTTCTAATGAAATAGATTTACAAACTAATCTTAAACAAATTCAACATACGCATACAGTGATAGCAGCAATTTCACCACTAAGCTTAAGTTTAAATGTTAACACATTTGATGCAGACTTTATTGCGACTGATGACGGCATTTCAAAGTTACAACGGTTAATAGATATAGAGACTACATCAAGATTAATGTACGAATCTCTGAGTAATATATTGAGTTATGTTTCACCTGAAGAAGTTATTCCAACTATCAGGATGTTTATAGAAAATTGTGCAAATGAACTAAGTTTATCGGTAACAAGCAATATGGTCATTGGGATAACTATGCACATGGCTTGTCTTATCGATAGGTTATGTTCAGGACTTAAAAGTAAGAATACTGAACAAATAGAAGATATACCTATTGATAAAAATCTACATGACGTACTAGTGAAAAATGTTCATATTTTTAGTGAAAGACATTCCGTATATATTGATGATTATGAGTTAAGAGTCATTGCTAAGTTTTTTAAAAATAAAATTGGCACTGTAAATGAAATTCATAAAGCTAATACGGAAACTAATGATAAATAA
- a CDS encoding PTS sugar transporter subunit IIA, with product MGILDVKNMRLNENIDSVQEAINLAGYLLFENGYVKEEYVEAMMQREATFSTYVGNSVAVPHGILGSNDMVLSSGICFIRTKNPVIWDAKNKVNIIIGIAAIDGNHLDILEKIALVCSDKETIEKLISANSKDEILKIFEEYNE from the coding sequence ATGGGGATTTTAGATGTAAAAAATATGCGGTTAAATGAGAATATCGACTCTGTTCAGGAGGCAATTAATTTAGCTGGATATTTGCTTTTCGAAAATGGATATGTAAAAGAAGAATATGTAGAAGCTATGATGCAGCGAGAAGCGACCTTTTCTACCTATGTTGGTAATAGTGTAGCTGTACCACATGGTATATTAGGTTCCAACGATATGGTTCTAAGTTCTGGAATATGTTTTATTAGAACTAAAAATCCCGTTATTTGGGATGCTAAAAATAAAGTAAATATTATTATTGGAATTGCAGCGATAGATGGTAATCATTTGGATATTCTTGAGAAGATAGCACTCGTATGTTCTGACAAAGAAACTATTGAAAAGTTGATTAGTGCTAATTCAAAAGATGAAATATTAAAAATATTTGAAGAATATAATGAATAA
- a CDS encoding PTS transporter subunit EIIC — translation MSFLSNNYRVKIQSLGGFLSGMIMPNIGVFIAWGFITALFIPTGWFPNEYFVKLVGPTITYLLPIMIGYTGGHAVHGSRGGVIGALATTGVVIGSSVTMLIGGMVVGPLAALAMKKVDNSIVGKVKPGLEMLIDNFSIGIIGGIMMLAGYTIIEPLFSLILGFLSAGVNWAIAHSLIPLASIFVAPAQILFLNNAINHGIMVPLGIEQVIEHGRSILFLVEGNSGPLVGVMLAYCFFGKGLAKKSAPAATFIVLIGGIAEVYFPYVLMKPKLVVAPIFGSMTSLFIFQAFDGGTVAVPSPGSIIAFTMMTPKGYFGVNLLGYCAGLLVSFVIAGSLLKLDKSEVSDGEELEQEIELENVGELEPDLLNNNYLTDRKISKIIIACDSGLGSSAMGASVLRSRVKKSMLNLTVDNASVSKLPDDVDLVVTHVELLDRARQNARNSDVQFISIENFVEAEQYDCVLKHIVNNNIK, via the coding sequence ATGAGTTTTTTATCGAATAACTATCGAGTAAAAATACAGAGTTTAGGTGGTTTTTTAAGTGGCATGATTATGCCTAATATTGGAGTGTTTATTGCGTGGGGGTTTATCACTGCTTTATTTATACCTACTGGATGGTTCCCTAATGAATACTTTGTAAAACTGGTCGGTCCGACGATTACCTATTTATTGCCGATCATGATAGGTTACACCGGAGGTCATGCTGTTCATGGCTCCAGAGGAGGTGTTATTGGTGCTCTGGCTACAACAGGTGTTGTCATAGGTTCGTCTGTAACCATGCTCATTGGTGGTATGGTTGTGGGGCCTCTTGCAGCTTTAGCCATGAAAAAAGTCGATAACTCGATTGTTGGTAAAGTAAAACCAGGCCTTGAGATGCTAATTGATAACTTTAGCATTGGTATCATCGGGGGCATTATGATGCTCGCTGGTTACACGATAATTGAACCTTTATTTTCACTTATCTTAGGTTTCCTTTCTGCGGGTGTAAATTGGGCTATTGCTCACAGCCTTATTCCTTTGGCTAGTATTTTTGTGGCTCCAGCTCAGATTCTATTTCTTAACAACGCCATTAATCACGGAATAATGGTGCCTCTTGGGATTGAACAAGTCATCGAACATGGTCGCTCAATTTTATTTCTTGTTGAGGGTAATAGTGGCCCATTAGTTGGAGTAATGCTCGCTTATTGTTTTTTTGGTAAAGGCTTGGCTAAGAAATCAGCCCCGGCCGCGACATTTATTGTATTGATAGGTGGTATTGCTGAAGTATATTTCCCATATGTCCTGATGAAACCGAAACTTGTTGTTGCTCCCATTTTCGGAAGTATGACATCGCTATTCATTTTTCAGGCTTTTGATGGTGGAACTGTAGCAGTACCTTCTCCAGGCAGTATCATCGCATTTACTATGATGACACCAAAAGGCTATTTTGGAGTTAACTTGTTAGGATACTGCGCCGGTTTACTCGTTTCATTCGTTATTGCGGGCTCTTTATTGAAACTCGATAAGTCAGAAGTCAGCGATGGTGAAGAATTGGAACAGGAAATTGAATTAGAGAACGTTGGCGAACTGGAACCAGACCTGTTAAATAATAACTACCTAACAGATAGAAAAATCTCAAAAATTATTATTGCCTGCGATTCAGGTTTGGGATCAAGTGCAATGGGAGCATCAGTTCTGCGCTCTCGTGTAAAAAAATCGATGCTTAATTTAACGGTAGATAATGCTTCAGTTAGTAAACTTCCAGATGATGTAGATTTAGTTGTCACTCATGTTGAGTTGTTAGATAGAGCTAGACAAAACGCTAGAAATAGTGACGTACAATTTATTTCAATTGAAAATTTTGTAGAAGCTGAGCAATATGATTGTGTATTAAAACACATTGTAAATAATAATATTAAATAA
- a CDS encoding PTS sugar transporter subunit IIB translates to MKTITLICGTGASTTFMAISLKKAIKSQNLGYEVTVTPEISMWNNSIEKFDQILIAPHLSCLKDELLNRHNIKGKVHIIPVETYATMDGLELLEFIKDNLIINN, encoded by the coding sequence TTGAAAACTATTACACTAATATGCGGAACAGGTGCATCTACTACCTTTATGGCTATTTCATTGAAAAAAGCAATAAAATCGCAAAATTTAGGTTATGAAGTGACAGTAACGCCAGAAATAAGTATGTGGAATAATAGCATAGAAAAGTTCGATCAAATATTAATAGCACCACACTTATCTTGTTTAAAGGATGAATTACTAAATAGGCATAACATTAAGGGGAAAGTTCATATTATTCCAGTTGAAACATATGCAACTATGGATGGATTAGAGCTTTTAGAATTTATAAAAGATAATTTGATTATTAACAATTAA
- a CDS encoding HPr family phosphocarrier protein produces the protein MAENTVELEAKFIIENKSGLHTRPGAMLVQIAKQFDCDISITNLTSNGKPENAKSLMRLMTCGIKRGHEILVTLQGHDAKSALEAISKGIQSGLGE, from the coding sequence GTGGCTGAAAATACTGTTGAACTAGAAGCAAAATTTATAATTGAAAATAAGAGCGGATTACACACAAGGCCTGGTGCGATGCTTGTTCAGATTGCTAAGCAATTTGATTGTGATATTAGCATTACTAATCTCACTTCAAACGGTAAACCTGAGAATGCCAAAAGCTTAATGAGGTTGATGACCTGTGGCATAAAACGCGGACATGAAATTCTAGTGACCCTACAAGGACACGATGCAAAAAGTGCTTTAGAAGCTATTAGTAAAGGGATCCAAAGCGGTCTTGGCGAATAA